A genomic stretch from Chloroflexota bacterium includes:
- the thiO gene encoding glycine oxidase ThiO, which translates to MSERAADFAIVGGGAIGCGIAHALALEGARVVVLERSRVAAEASGAAAGILAPRVHATAPGMFELAMASHRLFPELTNALKEETQLDPEYVRSGVLDLAHDEDDERALRAKVADQVRNGHAVQWLDAAEVHAREPALARDTRGAYFDADAYHIHPARFTQALAQAAARRGARVRVGVEAHGIRRTGSRAIAVRTNDGDVAADHVILASGAWMAACGDWIDVHVPVYPARGQILTVCAVPPPIRCVVFGADAYLLPRVDGTVVVGATVERAGFDKSLTAGGLGWLFGVLDKLCPALSAAPFDRAWAGLRPGSPDELPIVGMAPGWDNVTIATGHFRNGIMLTPITARLVARHLLHGVEDPLLAPLSPQRFNPSDPIKR; encoded by the coding sequence TTGAGCGAGCGCGCCGCCGACTTTGCCATCGTCGGCGGTGGCGCGATCGGATGCGGCATTGCGCACGCCCTCGCCCTCGAGGGCGCACGGGTGGTTGTCCTCGAGCGGTCACGCGTCGCCGCAGAGGCGTCCGGCGCCGCGGCGGGGATCCTGGCCCCTCGGGTCCACGCGACAGCCCCTGGCATGTTCGAGCTCGCCATGGCGAGCCACCGCCTCTTTCCGGAACTGACGAACGCGTTGAAGGAAGAAACCCAACTGGACCCCGAATACGTCCGGTCCGGCGTGTTGGACCTCGCCCACGACGAGGACGACGAGCGCGCCCTGCGGGCGAAGGTGGCAGACCAGGTTCGCAATGGGCATGCAGTCCAATGGCTCGACGCGGCGGAAGTTCACGCTCGGGAGCCGGCCCTCGCCCGTGACACTCGGGGCGCGTATTTCGACGCCGACGCCTATCACATCCACCCCGCGAGATTTACGCAGGCCCTGGCCCAAGCGGCAGCGCGCCGTGGCGCGCGTGTCCGGGTAGGCGTGGAGGCGCATGGCATCCGACGGACTGGGTCCCGAGCGATCGCCGTCCGGACGAATGACGGCGATGTCGCGGCCGACCACGTCATTCTGGCGTCGGGGGCCTGGATGGCCGCCTGCGGCGACTGGATCGATGTCCACGTCCCGGTGTATCCGGCGCGCGGCCAAATCCTCACCGTCTGTGCTGTGCCGCCTCCGATTCGCTGTGTCGTGTTCGGGGCAGATGCATACCTTCTGCCGCGCGTCGATGGGACCGTCGTCGTCGGGGCAACGGTCGAACGGGCCGGGTTCGATAAATCCCTCACCGCGGGAGGGCTCGGCTGGCTGTTCGGCGTCCTGGACAAGCTCTGTCCCGCGTTGTCGGCCGCTCCGTTCGATCGCGCGTGGGCCGGGCTTCGACCAGGCTCCCCCGACGAGCTCCCCATCGTGGGCATGGCGCCCGGGTGGGACAACGTGACGATCGCTACCGGTCACTTCCGCAACGGCATCATGCTGACGCCCATCACGGCGCGCCTCGTAGCGCGCCATCTGCTGCACGGGGTAGAGGACCCCCTCCTAGCGCCCCTGTCACCGCAGCGATTCAATCCGTCGGACCCCATAAAGAGATAG
- a CDS encoding substrate-binding domain-containing protein, whose translation MGRRVADPGVENSVRRARAARGWSQQELAARVGLTRQAVSAIESGSYIPNTLVGLRLARELECPVEELFHIPTAVDVPSVEIASPLEPNVRRIALANVAGRWIGHPLSEGRELQQGFVSADALVMDDARSGRAQLLRPVAELEKTALLMGCDPSLGILGAHIERHSSQGRLLWLSCASQTALDAVARGEAHVAGSHLHDPDIDDYNLIEARRALSPTGGLLVAFARWELGFVVAPGNRKRIRSVADLADRNVRLVNREPGAGSRALLDEHLARAGVPSTAVHGYERVVYSHMAAGVAVASGGADVAVALRATATSLGLAFVPIAEVRFDLVIPRPHLAH comes from the coding sequence GTGGGGCGTCGTGTCGCTGATCCGGGGGTCGAGAACTCGGTACGCCGCGCCCGGGCGGCGCGCGGATGGTCGCAACAGGAGCTTGCGGCGCGGGTTGGCCTCACGCGGCAGGCTGTGAGCGCCATCGAGAGCGGTAGCTACATCCCGAACACCCTGGTTGGCCTCCGGCTCGCCCGGGAGCTGGAATGTCCGGTCGAAGAGCTGTTTCATATTCCCACCGCGGTCGACGTTCCCTCAGTAGAGATCGCCTCCCCGCTGGAGCCCAACGTCCGCAGGATCGCGCTCGCCAATGTCGCGGGCAGGTGGATCGGCCATCCCCTTTCCGAGGGACGCGAGCTCCAGCAAGGGTTCGTCAGCGCTGACGCCTTGGTGATGGATGACGCCAGATCCGGCCGGGCACAGCTTCTGCGCCCGGTCGCGGAGCTGGAGAAGACCGCGCTCCTCATGGGATGCGATCCCAGCCTGGGAATCCTCGGGGCGCACATCGAGCGGCACAGCTCGCAGGGGCGCCTGCTCTGGCTGTCATGCGCCAGTCAAACGGCGCTCGACGCCGTCGCCCGGGGGGAGGCTCACGTGGCCGGTTCCCACCTTCACGACCCAGACATCGATGACTACAACTTGATCGAAGCCCGCCGGGCGTTGTCCCCGACCGGCGGCTTGCTCGTCGCATTCGCCCGCTGGGAGCTGGGGTTCGTCGTAGCTCCCGGAAATCGGAAGCGGATTCGTTCTGTTGCCGACCTCGCTGACCGGAACGTGCGGCTCGTGAACCGGGAACCTGGCGCCGGGAGCCGGGCGCTGCTCGACGAGCATCTGGCGCGGGCCGGCGTGCCGTCGACGGCCGTTCATGGATACGAGCGCGTCGTGTACAGCCACATGGCCGCGGGTGTAGCGGTCGCCAGCGGCGGCGCCGACGTTGCGGTCGCCCTTCGCGCCACGGCGACTTCCCTCGGACTGGCGTTCGTGCCCATAGCCGAGGTCCGATTCGACCTCGTCATTCCCAGGCCACATCTCGCGCAC